A portion of the Micromonospora tarapacensis genome contains these proteins:
- a CDS encoding DUF2207 family protein — translation MDGRLLFDLAVIAVAVLGWFAIHGVVWLATRPVMPAPAPATMELGNERPAVVSLLVNRWSVTEDAVESTLLDLAARGFFELRQPGDDPTHTTVHLPATRPDDSTLRPYEHRVLSRIRSLAIDGVLPLTALTFRDRAHARTWNKRMIAEVVADARAAGLSRRRFGPTVTSALTAAAMVVAVLVGYAAARSMGQGWHNFGYFVGVLTLVVLSTISSRSPGERDTPLGREVAARWLGVQSWLRAHEQFHELPPASVAIWDRYLGYGAAVGATHLTSAVLDLGMGDRTLVWSSYGGSWRRVRVHYPRFATRYGMTLPKLLFASGISIVVGAFLLRFFGPSFDLSPSSPYPRAATFTLVTSIVAVIALLLVFSGIWKVVRGLVDLATERTITGEVLWVQVWRKRSQGENQPSLPWLHYLAVDDGTADRTTAWGLPSEWAGRCHDGDTVTIRGRPWSRRVMSLSVVGHGRSRSLLEPVGRGASADGPPTPAESVFTPEEVGQALGLPVRAPERVALPASLTGVEFHAAGDGQPVLAVQTVAGTAAQWIWRVNARGQELPGIGGGAYLIGEGAVFRVGDRVVLVALRGPARARTAHLPWLLAQGALRASTTRGGATA, via the coding sequence ATGGACGGACGTCTGCTCTTCGACTTGGCCGTGATCGCGGTCGCGGTGCTCGGCTGGTTCGCCATCCACGGTGTGGTGTGGCTGGCCACCCGGCCGGTCATGCCAGCTCCCGCACCGGCCACGATGGAGCTGGGCAACGAACGGCCCGCCGTGGTCAGCCTGCTGGTCAACCGCTGGTCGGTTACCGAGGACGCGGTCGAGTCGACGCTGCTCGACCTCGCCGCCCGTGGCTTCTTCGAGCTGCGCCAGCCGGGCGACGACCCGACGCACACGACCGTGCACCTGCCGGCGACGCGACCGGACGACAGCACGCTGCGACCGTACGAGCATCGGGTGCTCAGCCGGATCCGCAGCCTCGCGATCGACGGTGTGCTGCCGCTGACCGCGCTGACCTTCCGAGACCGGGCGCATGCCAGGACGTGGAATAAGCGAATGATTGCGGAGGTCGTCGCGGACGCCCGCGCGGCCGGGTTGTCCCGGCGACGCTTCGGGCCGACGGTGACCAGCGCGCTGACCGCCGCCGCGATGGTCGTCGCGGTGCTCGTCGGTTACGCCGCCGCGCGCTCGATGGGGCAGGGTTGGCACAACTTCGGCTACTTCGTCGGCGTGCTCACCCTTGTCGTGCTGTCGACCATCTCCAGCCGGTCGCCGGGGGAGCGCGACACGCCGCTCGGCCGCGAGGTGGCCGCCAGGTGGCTCGGTGTGCAGTCCTGGCTGCGCGCGCACGAGCAATTCCACGAGCTGCCGCCGGCTTCGGTGGCGATCTGGGACCGCTACCTCGGCTACGGCGCCGCAGTCGGCGCGACCCACCTGACCAGCGCCGTGCTCGACCTGGGCATGGGCGACCGGACGCTGGTCTGGTCGTCGTACGGCGGCAGTTGGCGCCGGGTGCGGGTGCACTACCCGCGCTTCGCCACGCGCTACGGCATGACCCTGCCGAAGCTGTTGTTCGCCTCGGGGATCAGCATCGTGGTGGGTGCCTTTCTGCTGCGGTTCTTCGGCCCGTCGTTCGACCTCTCACCCTCCTCGCCCTACCCACGCGCGGCGACCTTCACCCTGGTCACCAGCATCGTCGCGGTGATTGCGCTGCTGTTGGTGTTCTCCGGCATCTGGAAGGTGGTGCGCGGCCTCGTCGACCTGGCCACCGAGCGCACCATCACCGGCGAGGTGCTCTGGGTGCAGGTGTGGCGGAAGAGGTCCCAGGGCGAGAACCAGCCTTCTCTGCCCTGGCTGCACTACCTGGCGGTGGACGACGGCACCGCCGACCGGACGACCGCCTGGGGGCTGCCGAGCGAGTGGGCCGGCCGGTGCCACGACGGCGACACCGTCACGATCCGGGGCCGCCCCTGGAGCCGCCGGGTGATGAGCCTGTCGGTGGTCGGCCACGGCCGCTCGCGGAGCCTGCTGGAGCCGGTCGGTAGAGGTGCGTCGGCAGACGGCCCGCCGACACCAGCGGAGTCGGTGTTCACCCCGGAGGAGGTCGGGCAGGCGCTGGGCCTGCCGGTGCGGGCCCCCGAGCGGGTCGCCCTGCCGGCCTCGTTGACCGGTGTCGAGTTCCATGCTGCCGGCGACGGCCAGCCGGTGCTGGCGGTCCAGACGGTGGCCGGCACGGCAGCGCAGTGGATCTGGCGGGTCAACGCCCGAGGGCAGGAGTTGCCCGGCATCGGCGGCGGAGCATACCTGATCGGCGAGGGGGCCGTGTTCCGGGTCGGCGACCGGGTAGTGCTGGTGGCCCTGCGCGGCCCCGCCCGCGCCCGCACCGCCCACCTGCCGTGGCTGCTGGCCCAGGGCGCCCTCCGGGCGTCGACCACCCGAGGTGGCGCGACCGCCTGA
- a CDS encoding LemA family protein — protein sequence MLLGLGGGLLCLLTVVVVGWVLRAYNRLVGQRNQVRASWAQIDVQLKRRHDLIPNLVETVKGYAGHERGTLEAVMAARGGAVAAAGTPGVVDREGAENLLTQVLGRLFALAEAYPDLKANQNFAALQAELTRTEDKIAYARQFYNSAVHTFNNTVQSIPTNLIASVGGFRTTDFFQALDGERATVQVRY from the coding sequence GTGTTGCTGGGCCTCGGCGGTGGGCTGCTCTGCCTGTTGACGGTGGTCGTGGTCGGTTGGGTGTTGCGCGCCTACAACCGGCTGGTCGGGCAGCGTAACCAGGTGCGGGCGTCCTGGGCGCAGATCGACGTGCAGCTCAAGCGGCGGCACGACCTGATCCCCAACCTGGTGGAGACGGTCAAGGGCTACGCCGGGCACGAACGCGGCACGCTGGAGGCCGTGATGGCCGCCCGTGGCGGGGCGGTCGCGGCCGCCGGCACGCCGGGCGTGGTCGATCGGGAGGGGGCCGAGAACCTGCTCACCCAGGTGCTGGGTCGACTCTTCGCGTTGGCCGAGGCGTACCCGGACCTCAAGGCCAACCAGAACTTCGCGGCCTTGCAGGCCGAGCTGACTCGCACCGAAGACAAGATCGCGTACGCGCGGCAGTTCTACAACAGCGCCGTGCATACGTTCAACAACACCGTGCAGTCCATCCCCACCAACCTGATCGCGAGCGTCGGCGGGTTCCGGACGACGGACTTCTTCCAGGCCCTGGACGGCGAGCGGGCCACCGTTCAGGTGCGCTACTGA
- a CDS encoding transposase, whose protein sequence is MLLRPGNAGSNTVTDHIRVLGEAIAQLPVAYRRKILVRVAGAGATHDLVTHLEQMNRLWRSVRFTVGWTITDADETAIAALPADAWTSSLQSDGTATDTAQVAELTGLNPRLGNWPAGLRLIVRRTRPAARHATNLTDLEKRTGWRYAIVVTNIRRIHGVPGSHQPQRLDVLHRCHAGVQDRVRTNKAMGLRNLPSKAWTVNQGWVLTANIAADLAAWTRLLGLHDQPDLADAEPDTLRYRLLHLPAKLATHARRRVLSIPDTWPWANAFQLCWQRLGLLPLTT, encoded by the coding sequence ATGCTGCTGCGGCCGGGTAACGCCGGCTCGAACACGGTCACCGACCATATCCGCGTGTTGGGTGAGGCGATCGCCCAGCTGCCGGTGGCATACCGGCGGAAGATCCTCGTGCGGGTCGCCGGGGCCGGCGCCACCCACGACCTCGTGACACACCTCGAGCAGATGAACCGGCTGTGGCGCAGTGTGCGCTTCACCGTCGGCTGGACGATCACCGACGCCGACGAGACCGCGATCGCCGCTCTGCCCGCCGATGCCTGGACCAGCAGCCTGCAGTCCGACGGCACCGCCACCGACACCGCACAGGTCGCCGAGCTGACCGGCCTCAACCCACGCCTCGGCAACTGGCCGGCCGGGTTACGGCTGATCGTCCGACGCACCCGACCCGCCGCCCGGCATGCGACGAACCTCACCGACCTGGAGAAACGCACCGGTTGGCGGTACGCGATAGTCGTGACCAACATCCGCCGTATCCATGGCGTTCCCGGCTCCCACCAGCCGCAACGGCTCGACGTACTGCACCGCTGCCATGCAGGAGTGCAAGACCGGGTACGCACGAACAAGGCCATGGGCCTGCGGAACCTGCCCAGCAAAGCCTGGACCGTCAACCAAGGCTGGGTCCTCACGGCCAACATCGCCGCCGACCTGGCCGCCTGGACCCGGCTACTCGGCCTGCACGACCAACCCGACCTCGCTGACGCCGAACCCGACACCCTGCGCTACCGACTGCTGCACCTACCCGCGAAACTGGCCACCCACGCACGCCGACGCGTCCTGTCCATCCCCGACACCTGGCCCTGGGCCAACGCGTTCCAGCTCTGCTGGCAACGCCTCGGCCTGCTACCCCTGACCACCTGA
- a CDS encoding inositol monophosphatase family protein, with protein sequence MLEFAKGFAIWDLAPGHHILHSAGGAVIDLAGEPITLDYNLRSLSDIEQAMNRRQKFVAAGTLELAQEVLSHLDLTE encoded by the coding sequence GTGCTGGAATTCGCGAAGGGCTTCGCTATATGGGATCTAGCTCCGGGCCACCACATTCTGCACTCGGCAGGCGGCGCGGTCATCGATCTCGCAGGCGAGCCAATTACTCTTGACTACAATTTGCGGTCATTGTCTGACATTGAGCAAGCGATGAACCGCAGGCAGAAGTTCGTCGCCGCAGGCACCCTTGAGCTAGCGCAGGAGGTGCTGAGCCACCTGGACTTGACTGAATGA
- a CDS encoding 3'-5' exonuclease, translating into MTTESQPWHTANLVALDLEGSGAQERDQEQILEIAAVRLLNGHPDMATAYSTGIDPGRAIPARPWISPGLAGIALQGQPTLDDIRPALHARLNGAWLVGHNIGVDWRLLHRHLPDLTVAGLIDTMRLARAATIPGKLGLTDLLAHLQLTAAVTAAAPGSQPHRALWDTTGTALLLPALIRRHLPTHPTLQQLIAVAGIPTTPPQPAAATADPQPTLFD; encoded by the coding sequence GTGACCACCGAATCCCAGCCCTGGCATACCGCCAACCTGGTCGCCCTCGACCTGGAAGGCAGCGGCGCCCAGGAACGCGACCAGGAGCAGATCCTTGAGATCGCCGCGGTCCGGCTGCTCAACGGACACCCGGACATGGCCACCGCCTACTCCACCGGCATAGATCCCGGCCGGGCGATCCCCGCCCGGCCGTGGATCTCACCCGGGCTGGCCGGCATCGCCTTGCAGGGCCAGCCCACCCTCGACGACATCCGCCCTGCCTTGCACGCCCGCTTGAACGGTGCCTGGCTCGTCGGCCACAACATCGGCGTCGACTGGCGGCTGCTGCACCGGCACCTGCCCGACCTGACCGTCGCCGGCCTCATCGACACGATGCGTCTTGCGCGAGCCGCCACCATCCCCGGCAAACTCGGCCTCACCGACCTGCTGGCCCATCTCCAGCTGACCGCCGCCGTCACGGCCGCCGCGCCCGGCAGCCAACCTCACCGCGCGCTGTGGGACACCACCGGCACCGCGCTGCTTCTGCCCGCCCTGATCCGCCGCCACTTGCCGACCCATCCGACGCTGCAGCAACTGATCGCCGTCGCCGGGATCCCCACCACACCTCCACAGCCGGCCGCCGCGACGGCAGATCCGCAACCGACCCTGTTCGACTAA
- a CDS encoding AfsR/SARP family transcriptional regulator, whose translation MSFQILGTLNLTNGRDVAVLPPSKPTTLLAALLLRPNAVVSINSLLGAIWGEQQPASAKAALQTCVLRLRRLFAKHGIAGNVIESVPGGYRIVADAETLDLLRFRQLVGRAENETDPESELHLLTEGLGLWRGALLANVPSDALCRDEAPRLTEEWLRASERVHDLKLVLGRCREVLPDLWRAARSHPGHERFAEQLIEALYRTGRQTEALVEYRNVKRYLLDELGLDPGPSLQRLEAAILRGDELTPVGAANDAPITTGGAARTEEPPPPMATSDFTGRAADVALLTGWLGDDRPGPRTVVLTGAPGIGKTALALHVADQLRARSVAGHATLRMRRPDGTARTPVELTAELVRLQVAGAADPALLILDDVLDAEQIRGVLSLDGGHSVLITSRMSLTGLVATHGGRVHRLDPFTDDEAFELLSVLLGPDRTAAEPGAAHQLAALCGNFPLALRIMAARLQVRPRTRIADCVTWLRGDRFARMSLIDDPRMSITGTFGAWLDELDPRLSDALVRIARCSFPESMTLADLAGVLDRPVAATGQILDLLADAGALEGGSGTYTMHELVRAFAVDGYGERITALAA comes from the coding sequence ATGAGTTTTCAAATCCTAGGCACGCTGAACCTGACCAACGGGCGTGACGTCGCCGTGCTCCCGCCATCCAAGCCGACCACTCTGTTGGCGGCCCTGCTGCTTCGCCCCAACGCGGTGGTGTCGATCAACTCGTTGCTCGGCGCGATCTGGGGCGAGCAACAGCCGGCGTCGGCCAAGGCCGCGCTCCAGACCTGCGTCCTTCGCCTGCGGCGACTCTTCGCCAAGCACGGCATCGCCGGCAACGTGATCGAGTCAGTTCCGGGCGGCTACCGCATCGTCGCGGACGCCGAGACGCTCGACCTGCTGCGGTTTCGCCAATTGGTGGGCAGGGCCGAGAACGAGACGGATCCCGAGTCCGAGCTGCACCTCCTGACGGAGGGCCTGGGGCTGTGGCGCGGCGCGCTGCTGGCCAATGTGCCGTCCGACGCGCTGTGCCGGGACGAGGCGCCGCGGCTGACGGAGGAGTGGCTGCGGGCGTCCGAACGGGTGCACGACCTCAAGTTGGTGCTCGGCCGCTGCCGGGAGGTGCTGCCCGACCTGTGGCGAGCCGCCCGCTCGCATCCGGGGCACGAGCGCTTCGCGGAGCAGCTCATCGAGGCGCTGTACCGCACCGGCCGGCAGACCGAGGCGTTGGTCGAGTACCGCAACGTCAAGCGGTACCTCCTCGACGAGTTGGGCCTGGACCCAGGCCCGTCGCTGCAACGGCTGGAGGCCGCGATTCTGCGCGGTGACGAGTTGACGCCCGTCGGCGCGGCCAACGATGCCCCGATCACCACCGGTGGCGCGGCGAGGACGGAGGAGCCACCTCCGCCGATGGCGACCAGCGACTTCACTGGGCGGGCGGCGGATGTCGCACTGCTGACCGGGTGGCTCGGCGACGATCGGCCGGGCCCGCGCACGGTCGTGCTGACCGGCGCACCGGGCATCGGCAAGACCGCGCTGGCGCTACACGTCGCGGACCAACTCCGGGCCAGGTCCGTGGCAGGCCACGCCACGCTCCGAATGCGCCGGCCCGACGGTACGGCCCGGACGCCCGTGGAGCTGACCGCCGAGCTGGTGCGGCTCCAGGTTGCCGGGGCGGCCGACCCGGCCTTGCTCATCCTGGACGACGTGCTCGACGCCGAGCAGATCCGCGGGGTGTTGTCGCTCGACGGCGGACACTCGGTGCTCATCACCAGCCGGATGAGCCTCACCGGCCTGGTGGCGACGCACGGTGGCCGGGTGCACCGGCTCGACCCGTTCACCGACGACGAGGCTTTCGAACTCCTCTCGGTCCTACTCGGACCGGATCGGACCGCAGCCGAACCCGGCGCAGCGCACCAGCTGGCGGCGCTCTGCGGGAACTTCCCGCTAGCCCTGCGGATCATGGCGGCTCGATTGCAGGTTCGCCCGCGAACCCGGATCGCCGACTGTGTCACCTGGCTGCGGGGCGACCGCTTTGCCCGGATGTCCCTCATCGACGACCCGCGGATGTCGATCACCGGGACCTTCGGGGCCTGGCTCGACGAGCTCGATCCCCGGCTCAGCGACGCGCTCGTCCGGATCGCCCGATGTTCGTTCCCGGAATCTATGACCCTCGCCGACCTCGCCGGCGTCCTCGACCGGCCCGTTGCCGCCACCGGACAGATCCTCGACCTGCTGGCTGACGCCGGCGCCCTTGAGGGCGGCTCCGGCACCTACACCATGCACGAACTGGTCCGGGCCTTCGCCGTCGATGGCTACGGCGAACGGATCACAGCTCTCGCGGCGTGA
- a CDS encoding amidohydrolase, with protein MKSASAPLSGPSVASREAAAFYIDLHAHPELSGAEARTAAKFAERLRRDGYRVSTEVGGHGVVAVLRNGVGPTVLLRAELDALPVKEETRLPYASGEVAAGPTGREVPVMHACGHDLHLACLAGAATVLAADREQWSGTLAIVGQPAEETLEGARAMLAAGLYDLTGRPDVVLAQHSAPFPAGMLAFGAGPVMAGSVSLEITILGRGGHAATPHLTIDPVVIAAAVVLRLQTVVSREVDPAEPVVLTVGSLRAGETGNVIPAEAVIGLTIRAFATATLDRVVAAVTRIVRAECAASGADSDPEIRTVSSSPVNLPDATATAVVRAAHEAAFGASRIASWPRAMATEDFPLFGDEGSDVHGHSGIPTVYWLLGVTSPRQWSAAATVPVPANHSPAFAPHVALALPTGISAMTLAALAHLRR; from the coding sequence ATGAAATCAGCCTCTGCGCCCCTGTCTGGCCCGAGCGTCGCCTCACGGGAGGCCGCCGCCTTCTACATCGACCTGCATGCCCATCCCGAGCTGTCTGGCGCGGAAGCGCGGACGGCAGCCAAGTTCGCCGAGCGGCTACGCCGTGACGGCTATCGAGTGTCCACCGAGGTCGGGGGCCACGGCGTGGTGGCCGTCCTGCGTAACGGCGTCGGCCCGACAGTCCTGCTCCGCGCCGAACTCGACGCGCTGCCGGTCAAGGAGGAGACCCGCCTGCCGTACGCGAGCGGGGAGGTGGCCGCCGGTCCCACCGGCCGGGAGGTGCCGGTGATGCATGCCTGCGGGCATGACCTGCACCTCGCCTGTCTTGCCGGGGCCGCCACCGTGCTGGCCGCCGATCGCGAGCAATGGAGTGGGACGCTCGCCATCGTCGGGCAACCCGCTGAGGAGACCCTGGAGGGGGCCCGCGCCATGCTGGCGGCGGGCCTGTACGACCTGACCGGACGACCCGATGTCGTCCTCGCTCAGCACAGCGCGCCCTTTCCGGCGGGGATGCTGGCGTTCGGCGCCGGCCCGGTGATGGCCGGCAGCGTCTCCCTGGAGATCACGATTCTCGGTCGGGGCGGTCACGCGGCGACGCCGCACCTCACCATCGACCCCGTGGTCATCGCCGCGGCCGTCGTGCTCCGACTGCAGACGGTCGTGTCCCGGGAGGTGGACCCGGCTGAGCCGGTCGTGCTCACCGTCGGCTCGCTGCGAGCCGGCGAGACGGGCAACGTCATTCCCGCCGAGGCCGTCATCGGGTTGACGATCCGCGCGTTCGCCACCGCCACCCTGGACCGGGTGGTCGCGGCGGTCACCCGGATTGTCAGGGCCGAGTGCGCGGCCTCCGGAGCGGACTCCGATCCCGAGATCCGTACGGTCTCCTCCTCGCCGGTGAACCTGCCGGATGCCACGGCGACCGCCGTGGTCCGCGCGGCGCACGAGGCCGCCTTTGGCGCCTCGCGGATCGCGTCCTGGCCACGAGCGATGGCGACCGAGGATTTCCCGCTCTTCGGCGACGAGGGCAGCGATGTGCACGGCCATTCGGGCATACCGACGGTCTACTGGCTGCTGGGCGTCACCAGCCCTCGCCAATGGTCGGCGGCCGCGACGGTCCCGGTGCCCGCCAACCACTCTCCCGCGTTCGCCCCGCACGTGGCGCTGGCCCTGCCGACCGGCATCTCGGCGATGACGCTCGCCGCGCTCGCCCACCTGCGGCGGTGA
- a CDS encoding helix-turn-helix transcriptional regulator, whose protein sequence is MKAEDHRQGNRPEGTTTVEAANLYQWILQRGQVSTGELEDATTALGQSPEELAEALASLLALRLLRHAPDEPDVLVANSPDSAVAELVAPLEFEVRQRQRRMEELEATLLAFNPIYFNTRQVRNRREAIDIIDEVGRVRATLAGIARRCSVEVFSAHPGVLSDGAIEESLPKDLEMLARGIRIRTVHQHPVRVHPRMRPFLKELVDAGCDVRTREEITDRIIIFDREIAVIPNMLASGAVVLREPSVVDYLYRSLEQVWASALPFDDETTPNGGYGVAGDDLKRALLHLLAAGRKDEFIARKLSISVRTCRRHIAEIMHDLGAESRFQAGVLARQRGLLDDLTEAG, encoded by the coding sequence GTGAAGGCTGAGGACCACCGACAGGGAAACCGGCCAGAGGGCACAACCACTGTTGAAGCGGCCAATCTCTACCAGTGGATTCTGCAGCGGGGCCAGGTATCCACTGGAGAGCTGGAGGACGCGACGACCGCCCTTGGGCAGTCCCCGGAGGAGTTGGCCGAGGCCCTGGCCTCGCTGCTGGCCCTGCGGCTGCTGCGGCATGCGCCCGACGAGCCCGACGTGCTGGTGGCGAACAGCCCGGATTCGGCCGTCGCGGAGCTCGTGGCCCCCCTGGAGTTCGAGGTACGTCAGCGCCAGCGCCGGATGGAGGAGCTGGAGGCGACCCTGCTGGCCTTCAACCCGATTTACTTCAACACCCGACAGGTCCGCAATCGGCGTGAAGCCATCGACATCATCGACGAGGTGGGCCGGGTACGCGCCACTCTCGCCGGGATCGCCCGACGGTGCTCGGTCGAGGTCTTCAGCGCCCATCCGGGGGTGCTATCGGACGGCGCCATCGAGGAATCCCTGCCGAAGGACCTCGAGATGCTGGCACGCGGGATTCGTATAAGAACAGTCCACCAACATCCGGTTCGTGTCCATCCGCGCATGCGCCCTTTCCTCAAAGAGCTCGTCGATGCGGGCTGCGACGTGCGCACCCGAGAAGAGATCACCGACCGGATAATCATCTTCGACCGTGAGATTGCGGTCATTCCGAACATGCTCGCGAGCGGTGCGGTCGTCCTACGGGAGCCGTCCGTGGTGGATTACCTGTACCGTTCGCTGGAGCAGGTCTGGGCCTCGGCCCTGCCCTTCGATGACGAGACCACGCCAAACGGCGGCTACGGAGTGGCCGGCGACGACCTCAAACGGGCACTGCTACACCTGCTGGCGGCCGGCCGGAAAGACGAATTCATCGCTCGCAAGTTGAGCATCTCGGTGCGCACCTGCCGCCGGCACATCGCCGAGATCATGCATGACCTGGGTGCGGAGAGCCGGTTCCAGGCCGGGGTGCTCGCACGGCAGCGCGGGCTACTGGACGATCTCACCGAGGCGGGGTGA
- a CDS encoding TOMM precursor leader peptide-binding protein: protein MAAATFDDIAQTRPRIRRDVLYTQTPDGVLFHNSLGGFQLTGRSAYRLATLIVPYLTGDHQMADLGAALGAEQRAMVANLVGTLYERGFARDVPLATRATGVGQVAVAGRFAPQIAYVDHYADGADARFMTFRDARVAVLGDDLVARWCVLSLVRNGSAGIGIMPSLDHPDNRLAEVRAEVRALTDEGCPVDIEVVPAAGPRYTWDELAAYDVVVVTGGSAGARQTLDLLSERVPAGRHLLTAWTFGRRAVIGPHMTAGSTGCWLCAALRLAANGDPAAAADLWQGVSLATARRDAAMGRPLAAMIGNLLGYEVFRTLTGALPAETAGSVIIQDLESLDVVTEPLLPHPACGFCSGDAVLDEPVTTDLAIGQTRIVEAQVEASELLAELTNREVLIHPHVGVFAEFSDEQWTQTPLKVSTLRFSPGPGRTREVATFDLHTLAGARLAALRTAAVSYVDHGVPLPAEQAAPDRTVPVAEIVTSSGTAPATGPVVTATSLLTKEEIGVPAAAVRPFGEHNAHRPVIATSAGAGAGTSPAEAAARGLLSAVAYTRIIDALRGHAEVAPAQLSDIDNPEIVFLRRSAANAGVDVTVLNLRGGRFGTSPVAIAHATDPRTGGVLWAAGSELTWNAAVMTAVRDLLGRVQLGRERDADVDPGDDLVADFDPAVLAVTGAPADVPDVTWDDLLDGVRNAGGDVLLIRTTPPDLLAGGLHTARIVLTGGSVHAA from the coding sequence ATGGCCGCAGCGACCTTCGACGACATCGCCCAGACCCGGCCACGCATCCGCCGGGACGTTCTCTACACCCAGACGCCGGACGGCGTCCTCTTCCACAACTCCCTCGGCGGCTTCCAGTTGACCGGCCGGAGCGCGTACCGGCTGGCCACCCTGATCGTCCCGTACCTCACCGGCGACCACCAGATGGCGGACCTCGGCGCGGCGCTCGGCGCGGAGCAGCGGGCCATGGTCGCCAACCTGGTCGGGACGCTGTACGAGCGTGGCTTCGCCCGCGACGTGCCGCTGGCAACCCGGGCCACCGGCGTGGGACAGGTGGCGGTCGCCGGGCGGTTCGCGCCGCAGATCGCGTACGTGGATCACTACGCCGACGGCGCGGATGCCCGGTTCATGACGTTCCGCGATGCCCGGGTGGCGGTCTTGGGCGACGACCTGGTGGCACGATGGTGCGTCCTAAGTCTGGTGCGCAACGGGTCGGCGGGCATCGGCATCATGCCGAGCCTGGACCATCCCGACAACCGGCTCGCCGAGGTGCGGGCCGAGGTGCGGGCGCTCACCGACGAGGGCTGCCCGGTCGACATCGAGGTCGTCCCGGCAGCCGGCCCCCGCTACACCTGGGACGAACTCGCGGCGTACGACGTCGTCGTCGTGACCGGCGGGTCCGCCGGCGCCCGACAGACGCTGGACCTGCTGAGCGAGCGGGTGCCGGCCGGGCGTCACCTGCTCACCGCGTGGACGTTCGGCCGGCGTGCCGTGATCGGCCCGCACATGACGGCCGGCAGTACCGGCTGCTGGCTCTGCGCCGCACTGCGCCTCGCCGCCAACGGCGACCCGGCGGCCGCCGCCGACCTGTGGCAGGGCGTCTCCCTCGCCACGGCCCGCCGGGACGCCGCGATGGGCCGGCCGCTCGCCGCGATGATCGGGAACCTCCTCGGGTACGAGGTGTTCCGGACCCTGACCGGCGCCCTACCGGCGGAGACGGCCGGCAGCGTCATCATCCAGGACCTCGAGTCGCTCGACGTGGTCACCGAGCCGCTGCTGCCGCACCCGGCCTGTGGGTTCTGCTCCGGCGACGCGGTGCTCGACGAGCCGGTCACGACGGACCTCGCCATCGGGCAGACCCGGATCGTCGAGGCGCAGGTCGAGGCGTCGGAGCTGCTGGCCGAGTTGACCAACCGCGAGGTGCTGATCCACCCCCATGTCGGCGTCTTCGCCGAGTTCAGCGACGAGCAGTGGACCCAGACCCCGCTGAAGGTGAGCACCCTGCGATTCTCGCCCGGCCCGGGGCGCACCCGGGAGGTGGCGACGTTCGACCTGCACACCCTGGCCGGCGCCCGGCTCGCAGCCCTGCGCACGGCCGCGGTCAGCTACGTGGACCACGGTGTCCCCCTACCCGCCGAACAGGCCGCGCCGGACCGGACGGTGCCGGTCGCCGAGATCGTCACGTCCAGCGGCACGGCACCCGCAACCGGGCCGGTCGTGACGGCGACGTCGCTGCTCACGAAGGAGGAGATCGGAGTGCCGGCCGCCGCGGTCCGGCCGTTCGGCGAGCACAACGCCCACCGGCCGGTCATCGCCACCTCGGCGGGTGCCGGGGCGGGGACATCCCCAGCCGAAGCCGCCGCGCGGGGCTTGCTGTCGGCCGTCGCGTACACCCGGATCATCGACGCACTCCGTGGCCACGCCGAGGTGGCCCCGGCGCAGCTCTCCGACATCGACAACCCGGAGATCGTCTTCCTGCGCCGGTCCGCGGCGAACGCCGGGGTGGATGTCACCGTGCTGAACCTGCGCGGCGGACGGTTCGGCACCTCGCCCGTGGCAATCGCCCACGCCACCGACCCGCGGACCGGGGGCGTCCTGTGGGCGGCCGGGAGTGAGCTGACCTGGAACGCCGCCGTGATGACCGCCGTGCGAGACCTGCTCGGCCGGGTGCAGCTGGGCCGGGAACGCGACGCCGACGTCGACCCGGGAGACGACCTGGTCGCCGATTTCGACCCGGCCGTGCTCGCGGTGACCGGCGCCCCGGCCGACGTACCGGACGTCACGTGGGACGACCTGCTCGACGGGGTCCGCAACGCGGGCGGCGACGTGCTGCTGATCCGCACCACCCCGCCGGACCTGCTCGCCGGTGGCCTCCACACGGCCCGGATCGTGTTGACGGGCGGTTCGGTCCATGCGGCCTGA